In one Bactrocera tryoni isolate S06 chromosome 5, CSIRO_BtryS06_freeze2, whole genome shotgun sequence genomic region, the following are encoded:
- the LOC120778146 gene encoding claspin, with amino-acid sequence MEYRNKMEKTLVDESSDDNIAYSSNFKEIEDDDTNNINNEDQNNIFEIDEGTHKVGEESIPHVSEQVEKLSIPTDKQAIQSQQQRLQREAQFSIPYHKPKKYTLKEFLSRRTIIKPCESAKENGFSEALGRSKNLKMSKEELEIYSKLMEDRAKEASEFFKDDNTDDSKQKGGNCEEKVSNSEHETRNKANTLPQKLNKSNENEKCRGENVSNIVITEIVELPKLNLNDIAKDLNLKNIINQTLMPKERTEFPLESNLKVPQLLEASPTLNGKQDITFDLISTENDTPKTISRANSLLERLMKTNTCHKPKTNDTIGIKRMKCKTNTLIDEAEPYSNKKPGESFLKLKDNLKSIILEKRREELKKKQMEENNTKNAIDNPKYFEDSMEYEDKLSRDSSDNSESETDGESVQEEHSEDDDEDVAIDKIQTPLWDSKPSDVGSMRIELDSDDSNGCQHFNPSVISQVPATQICNPDEEADQLINLCSGTFETQPTNTPKEIIDNEILSSSEENSPRSSGKNIRTKKFTKKIKKSKMKLGFSDDEADESDDPDTNEVTSEKNVSINDEPATYIDYDSEENEITVELTKQDCLKKAETFFEREAELSESDWGSADEDEKNLDQYENEVGDEDVFDKEEIRDELGKIHARKMLDEDLRQVHKLQEILFEDEDEAAQRQRKFRWKNLDNSFNLEISQNNVTETKPEEEGSDDENEHLWRKIRFEREQAIKDHFLNENILEASTSDVTSKINDIRNVTRINVSKSIVDGSDEKEKSPFLISKELIKTESAKARSSFLLRNKKVLSKTICSVKSSSNDINTSPDKIGVKTTNSNKFVFTTLTFEEHETLKRKADDTNGGIDTKIIKKAKTETKKGEFLIDKLL; translated from the exons ATGGAATATCGCAATAAAATGGAGAAAACTCTGGTTGACGAAAGCAGTGATGATAACATTGCATACTCAAGTAATTTTAAG GAGATAGAAGATGATGACACcaacaatataaataatgaggaccaaaataatatttttgaaattgatgAAGGAACGCACAAAGTGGGGGAAGAAAGTATTCCTCATGTTTCGGAACAGGTGGAAaag ctATCGATACCAACTGATAAGCAAGCCATCCAAAGCCAACAACAGCGTTTACAAAGAGAAGCTCAGTTTAG CATTCCGTACCATAAGCCAAAAAAATATACGTTGAAGGAATTTCTTAGTCGGCGTACTATTATTAAACCTTGTGAATCCGCCAAAGAGAACGGTTTTTCGGAAGCTTTGGGAAgatcaaaaaatttgaaaatgtccAAAGAAGAATTAGAAATTTATTC GAAATTAATGGAAGACAGAGCCAAAGAAGCATctgaatttttcaaagatgATAACACCGATGATTCAAAACAAAAGGGCGGCAATTGTGAGGAAAAGGTTTCTAATAGTGAACATGAAACCAGGAATAAAGCCAATACCCTTCCTCAAAAACTCAAcaaatcaaatgaaaatgaaaaatgtcgaGGTGAAAATGTGTCGAATATTGTAATTACGGAAATTGTAGAGCTTCCAAAATTGAATCTGAATGATATAGCTAAggacttaaatttaaaaaatatcataaatcaAACTTTGATGCCCAAAGAAAGGACAGAATTTCCATTAgaatcaaatttaaaagttcCTCAGCTATTAGAGGCGAGTCCTACATTAAACGGAAAACAGGACATCACATTCGATTTGATATCGACTGAAAATGATACCCCTAAAACAATTAGCAGGGCTAATAGTTTGCTGGAAAGACTTATGAAGACGAACACTTGCCATAAACCTAAAACTAATGACACTATTGG AATTAAAAgaatgaaatgtaaaacaaatACTCTAATTGATGAAGCTGAACCTTATTCGAATAAAAAACCTGGAGAATcgtttttaaaattgaaagacAACCTGAAGTCCATCATCTTGGAAAAGCGTAGAGaagaattgaagaaaaaacaaatggaGGAAAATAATACGAAGAATGCTATTGATAATcctaaatattttgaagattcTATGGAGTACGAGGATAAGCTATCG CGCGATAGCTCTGACAACTCTGAATCCGAGACCGACGGAGAATCTGTACAAGAAGAGCATTCTGAAGATGATGATGAAGACGTTGCGATTGATAAAATCCAAACACCTCTCTGGGATTCTAAACCGTCAGACGTTGGCAGTATGCGAATAGAACTTGACTCTGACGATTCCAATGGATGCCAACATTTTAATCCATCAGTAATTAGTCAAGTACCCGCAACACAAATATGTAATCCAGATGAGGAAGCAgatcaattaataaatttatgttctGGCACTTTTGAAACGCAACCGACTAATACACCAAAAGAAATCATCGACAATGAAATTCTATCAtcaagtgaggaaaattctccACGTTCAAGTGGTAAAAATATACgaactaaaaagtttacaaagaaaataaagaaatccaAAATGAAATTGGGTTTCTCTGATGATGAGGCTGATGAGTCCGACGACCCTGACACAAATGAGGTCACAAGCGAAAAAAATGTATCCATTAATGACGAGCCTGCTACTTATATTGATTATGACTcagaagaaaatgaaataactGTGGAATTGACCAAGCAAGACTGCTTAAAGAAAGCAGAAACCTTTTTCGAAAGGGAGGCAGAACTATCTGAATCCGATTGGGGTAGCGCAGATGAAGACGAAAAGAATTTGGATCAATACGAGAATGAAGTAGGTGACGAAGATGTGTTCGACAAAGAGGAAATAAGAGATGAACTAGGGAAAATACATGC GCGTAAAATGTTAGACGAGGATTTGCGGCAAGTACATAAATTGCAGGAAATTCTATTTGAAGATGAAGACGAAGCTGCACAACGACAGCGTAAATTTCGGTGGAAAAATTTAGACAATTCTTTCAACCTTGAAATTAGTCAAAATAATGTCACAGAAACAAAACCGGAAGAAGAAGGTAGTGATGATGAAAACGAGCATTTATGGAGAAAAATTCGTTTTGAACGCGAACAGGCGATTAAGgatcattttttaaatgaa aatatCTTAGAAGCGAGCACATCGGATGTTACTTCCAAAATAAATGACATTAGAAATGTTACAAGGATAAATGTGTCGAAATCTATCGTCGATGGGTCTGATGAAAAAGAGAAGTCTCCATTTTTGATATCGAAAGAACTTATCAAAACTGAAAGCGCCAAAGCTCGAAGCTCATTTCTGCTAAGGAATAAAAAGGTTTTATCGAAAACAATATGTTCGGTTAAAAGCAGTAGCAACGATATAAATACGTCACCAGACAAAATAGGAGTTAAAACGACAAATTctaacaaatttgtttttactaCATTAACCTTCGAAGAACATGAG ACTTTAAAAAGGAAGGCCGATGATACGAATGGAGGTATCGATACCAAAATTATTAAGAAGGCTAAAACCGAAACAAAAAAGGGAGAATTTTTAATAgataaattattgtaa
- the LOC120776867 gene encoding ubiquitin carboxyl-terminal hydrolase 36 isoform X1, which yields MPVSVCEPVANVSAVLRESLGNGYSSNGRNICKTGGVGDNYNADDDGCLQAKLAVTAKRVLLSKIEYEEVTNYGQSVLGALKSKYDILKANTTNKNSNYDYLSLGKNSEQNDSFTTNAAPPNGVVGTPKRQNPNELPQPKRVLYPRENVIIGWKNSVRKWHVGVGMMNVGNTCYLNSTLQALFHVPSMANWLISDAKHIDECNSSENCIICAMIKTLEASQNNQSAIRPYLVYSKLKFICKHLLMGRQEDAHEFLRYLVEAMEKCFLTRFRNYKELDQYSKETTPLNQILGGYLKSAVRCLACGHVSVTFQHFQDLLLDIRKADTIEEALEGYFSRERLEDMGYKCESCKKKVSATKQFSLERAPIVLCIQLKRFSVMGTKLNKQITIKPRIDLSKFVSRKEVGEQLTYKLVAMVTHLGASQHCGHYTAIGLTETGSYYNYDDSYVRPVSVQNVCNTNAYIIFYEIDKHQRIPSNTEPSSISEVVKENSQKHNGYTKNENIFPSEISSSTNSQQHLDSNLFTGGIKSSPSYINKPSTSNGSISSKLSVNRQLNFKSQTNSTPLTSSDSPSTKFSLHSENRNIIQRPSEQNTSILQGKHYDNKDVEKKLNSSTNDNHVTLSIEKKRSKSSELVPLHKASGSLPSMPTLSDVQNQNLNQPAKYSAISITPLKSLVPYESETDEESASEIKDILIGSGENEKKKKDVKSAIKRPIDSPSQNTITSIENVKQKKMAILSENDCNPAPKQTITYKTDLNTNKADETNTNRSKGKHKVDIFDEIFNQKKCVSSKDEDFINKSSHDEEERDDHIVTSSLSRPPFVRSHSTPPSPPVIKTKTGLWQVTTLQPVTACISPPEKKVLKNVKNPFAKKSLDTFNKRPKPKSEVKSEKTFAGNGYRCSNITEDSVSGLLKQSHRGYGVPVLSWKGEQTKISKEVEIDAQQQRQHDWQNDEDAEIDRGRQKKVKKEESSQSDNRIPGCNPFQEQENQRRWRASGATNRNYSGYVRHQFQRSKFKFQRFNSKFQRMTAMSYKRNNHRLNNSYTRRNS from the exons aTGCCAGTTTCAGTGTGTGAACCAGTGGCTAACGTTAGCGCAGTTTTGCGGGAATCACTGGGAAATGGGTATTCAAGCAATGGCagaaacatttgtaaaacaGGAGGTGTGGGCGACAACTACAATGCCGATGATGATGGATGCCTACAAGCAAAACTTGCTGTCACAGCAAAACGTGTGTTACTATCGAAAATAGAATACGAGGAGGTAACAAACTACGGCCAATCTGTTTTAGGCGCactaaaatcaaaatatgatatattaaaagCCAATACaactaataaaaattcaaactaTGATTACCTATCTCTTGGGAAAAATTCGGAACAAAATG ACTCATTTACTACTAATGCAGCGCCGCCGAATGGTGTTGTGGGAACTCCAAAGCGACAAAATCCTAACGAGTTGCCACAACCAAAGCGAGTGTTGTATCCACGAGAAAATGTTATAATTGGTTGGAAAAATTCAGTACGTAAGTGGCATGTCGGAGTCGGTATGATGAATGTCGGAAATACGTGCTACCTGAATTCCACATTACAAGCCCTATTTCATGTACCCTCTATGGCGAACTGGCTAATTTCAGATGCCAAACATATAGACGAATGCAATTCCTCggaaaattgcataatttgtGCAATGATTAAAACTTTGGAGGCATCACAGAATAATCAATCAGCGATTCGCCCATACTTGGTTTATTCAAAACTTAAGTTTATTTGTAAACACCTACTTATGGGCAGACAAGAGGATGCACATGAATTTCTCAGATATTTAGTGGAGGCaatggagaagtgtttccttaCCCGTTTTCGAAATTACAAAGAATTAGATCAATATAGCAAAGAAACCACACCGCTTAACCAGATCCTGGGGGGTTATTTAAAATCTGCTGTACGATGTTTAGCATGTGGGCATGTGTCTGTAACTTTCCAACATTTTCAAGATTTACTATTAGATATAAGAAAAGCAGATACAATTGAAGAAGCCTTAGAAGGCTATTTTTCCAGAGAACGTCTTGAAGATATGGGATATAAATGCGAatcttgcaaaaaaaaa GTCTCTGCTACCAAACAATTTTCATTAGAGCGCGCACCAATTGTGCTTTGCATACAGTTAAAGCGGTTTTCAGTTATGGGTACCAAGcttaataaacaaattacaaTCAAACCACGAATCGACTTATCTAAATTTGTTTCTAGAAAAGAAGTCGGCGAACAATTAACTTACAAATTAGTTGCTATGGTTACCCATTTAGGAGCTTCACAACATTGTGGTCATTACACTGCCATTGGTTTGACCGAAACTGGCTCCTATTACAATTACGATGATAGCTACGTTCGCCCAGTTTCCGTACAGAATGTATGCAATACCAAtgcttatattatattttatgaaatcgaTAAGCACCAGCGTATTCCAAGTAATACTGAGCCAAGCAGCATAAGTGAAGTTGTTAAGGAAAATTCACAAAAACATAATGGttatacaaaaaatgaaaatatattcccCTCGGAAATTAGTAGTTCAACAAATTCACAACAACATCTTGACAGTAATTTATTCACCGGAGGTATTAAATCATCACCATCATATATTAATAAACCGTCCACTAGTAATGGATCCATATCTAGTAAGTTATCCGTGAACCGTCAGCTTAATTTCAAATCTCAAACCAATAGCACACCTTTGACATCGAGTGATTCACCGTCAACCAAATTCTCTTTGCATTcagaaaatagaaatataattcAACGACCTTCGGAACAAAACACTAGTATTCTGCAAGGAAAACACTATGATAATAAAGATgtggagaaaaaattaaactcatCAACTAATGATAACCACGTGACTTTATCTATTGAAAAAAAGCGTAGTAAAAGTTCAGAGCTGGTACCGCTACATAAAGCAAGTGGAAGCCTGCCTAGTATGCCAACTTTATCCGatgttcaaaatcaaaatttaaatcaacCTGCCAAATATTCTGCGATTTCAATCACGCCTTTAAAGAGCCTTGTGCCGTATGAATCTGAAACCGATGAAGAATCGGCGTCAGAAATAAAAGATATATTGATAGGTTCGGGAgagaatgaaaagaaaaaaaaagatgtCAAAAGTGCTATTAAACGACCTATAGATAGCCCTTCACAGAACACTATCACATCCATAGAAAATGTAAAGCAAAAAAAGATGGCTATTTTGAGTGAAAATGATTGCAATCCTGCTCCTAAGCAAACAATCACATACAAAACTGATTTGAATACCAACAAAGCAGACGAAACAAATACCAATCGTTCAAAGGGTAAACATAAAGTTGAtatatttgatgaaatttttaatcaaaagaaATGTGTTAGTAGCAAGGATGaagatttcataaataaatcatCACACGATGAGGAAGAACGTGATGATCATATAGTGACATCGAGTTTATCTCGTCCACCGTTTGTACGTTCACATTCTACACCACCATCACCACCTGTTATTAAAACGAAAACAGGTTTATGGCAAGTTACTACATTGCAGCCAGTGACTGCGTGTATCAGTCCGCCggagaaaaaagttttaaaaaatgttaagaacCCATTCGCCAAGAAATCATTAGACACGTTCAATAAACGTCCGAAGCCTAAATCAGAAGTGAAGTCTGAAAAGACTTTTGCAGGTAATGGATATAGATGTAGCAATATAACTGAAGATTCCGTATCGGGTTTGTTGAAACAGTCTCATCGCGGCTATGGAGTCCCCGTACTTTCGTGGAAGGgagaacaaacaaaaatatctaAAGAG GTGGAAATAGATGCCCAACAGCAGCGGCAACACGACTGGCAAAACGATGAAGATGCTGAAATCGACCGTGGACGtcagaaaaaagttaaaaaagaagAATCTTCACAATCAGATAATCGAATCCCGGGATGTAACCCGTTTCAAGAACAAGAAAATCAAAGGCGTTGGAGAGCCAGCGGGGCCACAAATAGAAACTATAGCGGATATGTTCGACATCAATTCCAGCGCAGCAAATTCAAGTTTCAACGGTTCAATTCAAAGTTCCAGCGAATGACTGCGATGTCTTATAAGCGAAACAATCACAGATTGAATAACAGTTATACACGACGGAACTCATAA
- the LOC120776867 gene encoding ubiquitin carboxyl-terminal hydrolase 36 isoform X2 codes for MPVSVCEPVANVSAVLRESLGNGYSSNGRNICKTGGVGDNYNADDDGCLQAKLAVTAKRVLLSKIEYEEVTNYGQSVLGALKSKYDILKANTTNKNSNYDYLSLGKNSEQNDSFTTNAAPPNGVVGTPKRQNPNELPQPKRVLYPRENVIIGWKNSVRKWHVGVGMMNVGNTCYLNSTLQALFHVPSMANWLISDAKHIDECNSSENCIICAMIKTLEASQNNQSAIRPYLVYSKLKFICKHLLMGRQEDAHEFLRYLVEAMEKCFLTRFRNYKELDQYSKETTPLNQILGGYLKSAVRCLACGHVSVTFQHFQDLLLDIRKADTIEEALEGYFSRERLEDMGYKCESCKKKVSATKQFSLERAPIVLCIQLKRFSVMGTKLNKQITIKPRIDLSKFVSRKEVGEQLTYKLVAMVTHLGASQHCGHYTAIGLTETGSYYNYDDSYVRPVSVQNVCNTNAYIIFYEIDKHQRIPSNTEPSSISEVVKENSQKHNGYTKNENIFPSEISSSTNSQQHLDSNLFTGGIKSSPSYINKPSTSNGSISKNRNIIQRPSEQNTSILQGKHYDNKDVEKKLNSSTNDNHVTLSIEKKRSKSSELVPLHKASGSLPSMPTLSDVQNQNLNQPAKYSAISITPLKSLVPYESETDEESASEIKDILIGSGENEKKKKDVKSAIKRPIDSPSQNTITSIENVKQKKMAILSENDCNPAPKQTITYKTDLNTNKADETNTNRSKGKHKVDIFDEIFNQKKCVSSKDEDFINKSSHDEEERDDHIVTSSLSRPPFVRSHSTPPSPPVIKTKTGLWQVTTLQPVTACISPPEKKVLKNVKNPFAKKSLDTFNKRPKPKSEVKSEKTFAGNGYRCSNITEDSVSGLLKQSHRGYGVPVLSWKGEQTKISKEVEIDAQQQRQHDWQNDEDAEIDRGRQKKVKKEESSQSDNRIPGCNPFQEQENQRRWRASGATNRNYSGYVRHQFQRSKFKFQRFNSKFQRMTAMSYKRNNHRLNNSYTRRNS; via the exons aTGCCAGTTTCAGTGTGTGAACCAGTGGCTAACGTTAGCGCAGTTTTGCGGGAATCACTGGGAAATGGGTATTCAAGCAATGGCagaaacatttgtaaaacaGGAGGTGTGGGCGACAACTACAATGCCGATGATGATGGATGCCTACAAGCAAAACTTGCTGTCACAGCAAAACGTGTGTTACTATCGAAAATAGAATACGAGGAGGTAACAAACTACGGCCAATCTGTTTTAGGCGCactaaaatcaaaatatgatatattaaaagCCAATACaactaataaaaattcaaactaTGATTACCTATCTCTTGGGAAAAATTCGGAACAAAATG ACTCATTTACTACTAATGCAGCGCCGCCGAATGGTGTTGTGGGAACTCCAAAGCGACAAAATCCTAACGAGTTGCCACAACCAAAGCGAGTGTTGTATCCACGAGAAAATGTTATAATTGGTTGGAAAAATTCAGTACGTAAGTGGCATGTCGGAGTCGGTATGATGAATGTCGGAAATACGTGCTACCTGAATTCCACATTACAAGCCCTATTTCATGTACCCTCTATGGCGAACTGGCTAATTTCAGATGCCAAACATATAGACGAATGCAATTCCTCggaaaattgcataatttgtGCAATGATTAAAACTTTGGAGGCATCACAGAATAATCAATCAGCGATTCGCCCATACTTGGTTTATTCAAAACTTAAGTTTATTTGTAAACACCTACTTATGGGCAGACAAGAGGATGCACATGAATTTCTCAGATATTTAGTGGAGGCaatggagaagtgtttccttaCCCGTTTTCGAAATTACAAAGAATTAGATCAATATAGCAAAGAAACCACACCGCTTAACCAGATCCTGGGGGGTTATTTAAAATCTGCTGTACGATGTTTAGCATGTGGGCATGTGTCTGTAACTTTCCAACATTTTCAAGATTTACTATTAGATATAAGAAAAGCAGATACAATTGAAGAAGCCTTAGAAGGCTATTTTTCCAGAGAACGTCTTGAAGATATGGGATATAAATGCGAatcttgcaaaaaaaaa GTCTCTGCTACCAAACAATTTTCATTAGAGCGCGCACCAATTGTGCTTTGCATACAGTTAAAGCGGTTTTCAGTTATGGGTACCAAGcttaataaacaaattacaaTCAAACCACGAATCGACTTATCTAAATTTGTTTCTAGAAAAGAAGTCGGCGAACAATTAACTTACAAATTAGTTGCTATGGTTACCCATTTAGGAGCTTCACAACATTGTGGTCATTACACTGCCATTGGTTTGACCGAAACTGGCTCCTATTACAATTACGATGATAGCTACGTTCGCCCAGTTTCCGTACAGAATGTATGCAATACCAAtgcttatattatattttatgaaatcgaTAAGCACCAGCGTATTCCAAGTAATACTGAGCCAAGCAGCATAAGTGAAGTTGTTAAGGAAAATTCACAAAAACATAATGGttatacaaaaaatgaaaatatattcccCTCGGAAATTAGTAGTTCAACAAATTCACAACAACATCTTGACAGTAATTTATTCACCGGAGGTATTAAATCATCACCATCATATATTAATAAACCGTCCACTAGTAATGGATCCATATCTA aaaatagaaatataattcAACGACCTTCGGAACAAAACACTAGTATTCTGCAAGGAAAACACTATGATAATAAAGATgtggagaaaaaattaaactcatCAACTAATGATAACCACGTGACTTTATCTATTGAAAAAAAGCGTAGTAAAAGTTCAGAGCTGGTACCGCTACATAAAGCAAGTGGAAGCCTGCCTAGTATGCCAACTTTATCCGatgttcaaaatcaaaatttaaatcaacCTGCCAAATATTCTGCGATTTCAATCACGCCTTTAAAGAGCCTTGTGCCGTATGAATCTGAAACCGATGAAGAATCGGCGTCAGAAATAAAAGATATATTGATAGGTTCGGGAgagaatgaaaagaaaaaaaaagatgtCAAAAGTGCTATTAAACGACCTATAGATAGCCCTTCACAGAACACTATCACATCCATAGAAAATGTAAAGCAAAAAAAGATGGCTATTTTGAGTGAAAATGATTGCAATCCTGCTCCTAAGCAAACAATCACATACAAAACTGATTTGAATACCAACAAAGCAGACGAAACAAATACCAATCGTTCAAAGGGTAAACATAAAGTTGAtatatttgatgaaatttttaatcaaaagaaATGTGTTAGTAGCAAGGATGaagatttcataaataaatcatCACACGATGAGGAAGAACGTGATGATCATATAGTGACATCGAGTTTATCTCGTCCACCGTTTGTACGTTCACATTCTACACCACCATCACCACCTGTTATTAAAACGAAAACAGGTTTATGGCAAGTTACTACATTGCAGCCAGTGACTGCGTGTATCAGTCCGCCggagaaaaaagttttaaaaaatgttaagaacCCATTCGCCAAGAAATCATTAGACACGTTCAATAAACGTCCGAAGCCTAAATCAGAAGTGAAGTCTGAAAAGACTTTTGCAGGTAATGGATATAGATGTAGCAATATAACTGAAGATTCCGTATCGGGTTTGTTGAAACAGTCTCATCGCGGCTATGGAGTCCCCGTACTTTCGTGGAAGGgagaacaaacaaaaatatctaAAGAG GTGGAAATAGATGCCCAACAGCAGCGGCAACACGACTGGCAAAACGATGAAGATGCTGAAATCGACCGTGGACGtcagaaaaaagttaaaaaagaagAATCTTCACAATCAGATAATCGAATCCCGGGATGTAACCCGTTTCAAGAACAAGAAAATCAAAGGCGTTGGAGAGCCAGCGGGGCCACAAATAGAAACTATAGCGGATATGTTCGACATCAATTCCAGCGCAGCAAATTCAAGTTTCAACGGTTCAATTCAAAGTTCCAGCGAATGACTGCGATGTCTTATAAGCGAAACAATCACAGATTGAATAACAGTTATACACGACGGAACTCATAA
- the LOC120776868 gene encoding ribosomal RNA-processing protein 17, producing MRKKEIVFDSLKRKDFLTGFQKRKNERRARAKEQLERDIKEERKRIRNDIKNSMANMKKTFQPLVLDPEIEEKVLEKEYEDDEVEINVIELAPGNKNLDEESDNDSNSSESTEKDSHINSIPGMEFNVESVEKEKEKKPKQVDNPLSELGKIGNKKTLDRLKKKKALKEFKKSKIFKQKERADKKKQHKTRRGLKHSKSKPNENGTFGNKNKHNRFRRGHSSGRGKRR from the exons ATGAGGAAAAAAGAAATTGTGTTTGATTCACTAAAAAGGAA AGACTTTTTGACTGGTttccaaaaacgaaaaaatgaaCGTCGAGCTCGTGCCAAAGAACAACTTGAGCGTGACATTAAAGAGGAACGCAAGAGGATCAgaaatgatattaaaaacaGCATGGCGAATATGAAGAAAACATTTCAACCACTTGTCCTGGATCCCGAAATAGAGGAAAAGGTACTAGAAAAGGAGTATGAAGACGATGAGGTCGAAATAAATGTTATAGAGTTGGCACCAGGAAATAAAAACTTGGATGAAGAAAGCGATAATGATTCTAACTCAAGCGAATCCACTGAGAAAGACTCCCATATAAATTCTATACCAGGAATGGAATTCAATGTTGAATCAGTAGAAAAAGAAAAGGAGAAAAAGCCAAAACAAGTAGACAACCCATTGTCAGAGTTAGGAAAAAtaggaaacaaaaaaactttagatagattaaagaaaaagaaagcattaaaagaatttaaaaaaagcaaaattttcaaacaaaaagagCGAGCGGATAAGAAGAAACAACACAAAACTAGACGTGGACTGAAGCATTCTAAATCTAAGCCAAATGAAAATGGtacatttggaaataaaaataaacataatcgGTTCAGGCGAGGCCATTCTTCAGGACGAGGAAAACGGAGATAG